A DNA window from Streptomyces sp. CA-278952 contains the following coding sequences:
- a CDS encoding isocitrate lyase/PEP mutase family protein has product MDLRTTVERAQRLKQLHAEHRPLVLPTVWDAWSARTAADAGFPALTVGSHPLADSRGAADQEGQTFEEVLSAVRLIIAAVDVPVSVDLEAGYGQQPADLVAGLIEVGGVGLNIEDTVHAEGGRVRSTQEHAAYVAGLRAAADAAGVPVWINGRTDLFLHAEDASAVLDEAIERLRALEQAGADSVYPVRIQDDDELLAAVTAAVSVPVNSTAHPVKHDLERFRRLGVGRITYGPLLQFAMTDAMKDMLGPWAP; this is encoded by the coding sequence ATGGACCTTCGTACCACCGTTGAGCGCGCTCAACGCCTCAAGCAACTGCACGCCGAGCACAGGCCCCTCGTGCTGCCGACCGTCTGGGACGCCTGGTCGGCGCGGACAGCTGCCGACGCCGGGTTCCCCGCGCTGACGGTCGGCAGCCATCCGCTCGCCGATTCCCGGGGGGCCGCGGACCAGGAGGGGCAGACCTTCGAGGAGGTGCTCTCCGCCGTCAGGCTGATCATCGCGGCGGTCGACGTCCCCGTCTCCGTGGACCTGGAGGCCGGCTACGGACAGCAGCCCGCCGATCTCGTCGCCGGTCTCATCGAGGTCGGCGGCGTCGGCCTCAACATCGAGGACACCGTCCACGCGGAGGGCGGACGTGTACGGAGCACGCAGGAGCACGCGGCCTACGTCGCCGGCCTGCGCGCGGCGGCCGACGCGGCGGGAGTCCCGGTCTGGATCAACGGGCGCACCGACCTGTTCCTGCACGCGGAGGATGCCTCCGCCGTTCTCGACGAGGCCATCGAGCGGCTGCGGGCCCTGGAGCAGGCGGGCGCCGACAGCGTCTACCCGGTGCGCATCCAGGACGACGACGAACTGCTCGCGGCGGTGACGGCCGCCGTCTCCGTGCCGGTGAACTCCACGGCCCATCCGGTCAAGCACGATCTCGAGCGCTTCCGCCGCCTCGGCGTCGGCCGGATCACCTACGGCCCGCTGCTGCAATTCGCGATGACGGACGCGATGAAGGACATGCTGGGGCCGTGGGCCCCCTAG
- a CDS encoding DUF1996 domain-containing protein: MVTRLNRTSRTSLVSALIVATALALVALGLTAITNAGATAAEAAPPASDKPAAASHVMQGHRMAPAKPVAFGDDPDGDGYIPADPPVTGVEPSDEIPPHRYFHEFQANCSVSHTAPDDPIVYPGQAGASHDHTFMGNDTTNANSTTASLSAGGTACLAPGDRSAYWMPTLYNGNEEIRPVGPQTIYYKAGVTDYRTVRPFPEGLRFVVGSPTQSAQEFRDHPGMVEGYECGESYHNYDFPAACPTSRDTQLNLRMQAPSCWDGKHLDTPDHKAHMAYPIVMGANQDVCPTSHPVALPMIEFKMAWPVNGDMSRVRLASGTGHSFHYDFFNAWDDATLDALVDHCIVGALQCNARGYDENNPGEGAVLDENYELP, encoded by the coding sequence ATGGTGACAAGACTCAACAGAACGTCCCGAACGTCCCTGGTGTCCGCCCTGATCGTGGCGACCGCCCTGGCGTTGGTCGCGCTCGGGCTCACCGCGATCACGAACGCCGGGGCGACCGCCGCCGAGGCGGCCCCGCCCGCGTCCGACAAGCCCGCGGCGGCCTCGCACGTCATGCAGGGCCACAGGATGGCGCCGGCGAAGCCCGTCGCGTTCGGGGACGACCCCGACGGCGACGGCTACATTCCGGCGGATCCGCCGGTCACAGGAGTGGAGCCGTCCGACGAGATCCCGCCGCACCGCTACTTCCACGAGTTCCAGGCCAACTGCTCGGTCAGCCACACCGCTCCGGACGACCCGATCGTCTACCCGGGCCAGGCCGGCGCGTCGCACGACCACACGTTCATGGGCAACGACACCACGAACGCGAACAGCACCACCGCGTCCCTGAGCGCGGGCGGAACCGCCTGCCTCGCGCCCGGCGACCGGTCCGCCTACTGGATGCCGACCCTTTACAACGGGAACGAGGAGATCCGCCCGGTCGGCCCCCAGACCATCTACTACAAGGCCGGAGTGACCGACTACCGCACCGTGCGGCCTTTCCCCGAGGGACTGCGGTTCGTCGTCGGCAGCCCCACGCAGAGCGCCCAGGAGTTCCGCGACCACCCCGGCATGGTCGAGGGGTACGAGTGCGGGGAGAGCTACCACAACTACGACTTCCCGGCCGCCTGCCCGACCAGCCGGGACACCCAGCTCAACCTGCGCATGCAGGCGCCCAGTTGCTGGGACGGCAAGCACCTGGACACCCCTGACCACAAGGCCCACATGGCCTATCCGATCGTGATGGGGGCCAACCAGGACGTCTGCCCGACGAGCCACCCGGTCGCCCTGCCGATGATCGAGTTCAAGATGGCGTGGCCGGTCAACGGTGACATGTCGCGGGTGAGACTGGCCAGCGGCACCGGTCACTCCTTCCACTACGACTTCTTCAACGCCTGGGACGACGCCACGCTCGACGCCCTGGTCGACCACTGCATCGTCGGTGCTCTCCAGTGCAACGCCCGTGGCTACGACGAGAACAACCCGGGTGAGGGAGCGGTTCTGGACGAGAACTACGAACTGCCCTGA
- a CDS encoding S1 family peptidase has protein sequence MRHATVLRTGLSALLLLGAWAAAGPSSASAAPADSAEAPASAALLTAMQRDFGLTEGEAVARLADEKAATALEPKAQRAAGSAFGGSWFDARTGKLVVAVTNAEKADAVRAAGADARLVEHSAKRLDAAKARIDALSAPSGVSSWHVDPATSSVVVNVVASEQGDNDVRSFVAQAREAGPVTVETTAEAPQTFAAGTVGGDPYYTGNVRCSIGFSVHGGFVTAGHCGGAGQSVRGWDGSAIGNFQGSSFPGNDYAWVNVANGWWTVPVVLGWGTVSDQLVRGSNEAPIGASICRSGSTTRWHCGRVLAKNETVNYSQGAVHQMTKTSVCAEGGDSGGSFISGDQAQGVTSGGWGNCSGGGETWYQPVNEILNRYGLTLHTA, from the coding sequence TTGAGACACGCAACCGTGCTGCGGACCGGTCTGTCCGCACTCCTGCTCCTCGGTGCCTGGGCCGCCGCCGGCCCGTCGTCAGCCTCCGCCGCCCCCGCCGACTCCGCGGAGGCCCCCGCTTCCGCGGCCCTGCTCACCGCGATGCAGCGCGACTTCGGCCTCACCGAGGGCGAGGCCGTCGCGAGGCTCGCCGACGAGAAGGCGGCCACCGCCCTGGAGCCGAAGGCTCAACGCGCCGCGGGCTCCGCCTTCGGCGGGTCCTGGTTCGACGCGAGGACCGGCAAGCTGGTCGTCGCCGTCACGAACGCCGAGAAGGCCGATGCCGTACGAGCCGCCGGCGCCGACGCCCGGCTCGTCGAGCACTCGGCGAAGAGGCTCGACGCGGCGAAGGCCCGCATCGACGCCCTGTCCGCCCCGTCCGGCGTGAGCAGCTGGCACGTCGACCCGGCGACCAGCAGCGTCGTCGTGAACGTCGTCGCGTCCGAGCAGGGTGACAACGATGTCCGGTCCTTCGTCGCCCAGGCCCGCGAGGCCGGCCCCGTGACCGTGGAGACGACCGCCGAGGCGCCGCAGACCTTCGCCGCGGGAACGGTCGGAGGCGACCCGTACTACACGGGCAACGTCCGCTGCTCGATCGGCTTCTCCGTCCACGGCGGCTTCGTCACCGCCGGGCACTGCGGCGGCGCGGGCCAGTCCGTGCGCGGCTGGGACGGCTCGGCCATCGGCAACTTCCAGGGCTCGTCCTTCCCCGGCAACGACTACGCCTGGGTGAACGTGGCCAACGGCTGGTGGACCGTGCCGGTCGTCCTCGGCTGGGGCACCGTCTCCGACCAGCTGGTCCGGGGCTCGAACGAGGCGCCGATCGGCGCGTCCATCTGCCGCTCCGGCTCCACCACGCGCTGGCACTGCGGCAGGGTCCTCGCCAAGAACGAGACCGTCAACTACAGCCAGGGCGCCGTGCACCAGATGACCAAGACGAGCGTCTGCGCCGAGGGAGGCGACTCCGGCGGGTCGTTCATCAGCGGCGACCAGGCCCAGGGCGTCACCTCCGGCGGCTGGGGCAACTGCTCCGGCGGCGGGGAGACCTGGTACCAGCCGGTCAACGAGATCCTCAACCGGTACGGGCTGACCCTGCACACCGCGTGA
- a CDS encoding SCO7460 family lipoprotein, whose amino-acid sequence MTGSRRRRWRAALTGTLAGSLVLMLGACGVVDTDDDRRVAEELADKHFPGQLEAIGARTLFPGSGGSEVTFAVTDDRDAVVRLRIDTDAADEGTCDRKDCAGVLAEAVKRGRQQAEDFRTLRDAFDACGYEVVALGPTGTPPYVVAELTNATVAKVLGEIGECVQRWVTASGADSTLAKAQGSYVNVVSPSVADRRDRGRESWPTVMRLTRPDLLASLTEHAYFSASYEIGAGRVDTTGSARVVRPFRERQKFGDTVQNALKEQLRATYPRVVMSTYQWIWRLEPGRVDRQTGYVLFCPEPDARGQCVNSDDAALVTTDEHGTLVGKIRLVHDVREGTGMLRLPPY is encoded by the coding sequence ATGACCGGATCACGCCGCAGACGGTGGAGAGCCGCGCTGACCGGCACGCTGGCGGGTTCCCTGGTCCTGATGTTGGGCGCGTGCGGAGTGGTCGACACCGATGACGACCGCCGGGTGGCGGAGGAACTGGCCGATAAGCACTTCCCGGGGCAGCTCGAGGCGATCGGAGCACGCACGCTCTTCCCGGGCTCCGGCGGCTCGGAGGTCACGTTCGCGGTGACCGACGACCGCGACGCCGTGGTCCGGCTCCGCATCGACACGGACGCGGCGGACGAGGGCACGTGCGACCGCAAGGACTGCGCGGGCGTCCTCGCCGAAGCCGTGAAGCGCGGGCGGCAGCAGGCCGAGGACTTCCGTACGCTCAGGGACGCCTTCGACGCTTGCGGTTACGAGGTCGTCGCCCTGGGCCCGACCGGCACCCCGCCCTACGTCGTGGCCGAGCTGACGAACGCCACCGTCGCGAAGGTGCTCGGCGAGATCGGGGAGTGCGTCCAGCGCTGGGTCACGGCGAGCGGGGCCGACAGCACGTTGGCGAAGGCTCAGGGGTCCTACGTGAACGTGGTCTCCCCCTCCGTCGCCGACCGGCGTGACCGGGGCCGGGAGTCGTGGCCCACCGTGATGCGGCTGACCCGGCCGGACCTCCTGGCCTCGCTCACCGAGCACGCCTATTTCTCGGCGAGTTACGAGATCGGGGCGGGCCGGGTCGACACGACCGGCAGCGCCCGGGTCGTCCGCCCGTTCCGGGAGCGCCAGAAGTTCGGCGACACCGTGCAGAACGCGCTGAAGGAGCAACTGCGCGCCACCTACCCCCGGGTGGTCATGAGCACCTACCAGTGGATCTGGCGGCTGGAGCCGGGCCGCGTCGACCGGCAGACCGGCTACGTCCTGTTCTGCCCCGAACCGGACGCGCGCGGGCAGTGCGTCAACAGCGACGACGCGGCCCTGGTGACCACGGACGAGCACGGCACTTTGGTGGGGAAGATCCGGCTCGTGCACGACGTACGCGAGGGCACCGGGATGCTGCGACTGCCGCCGTACTGA
- a CDS encoding GNAT family N-acetyltransferase: MTIAFRPASVFEDVRTLVGPKSPKAHVCWCLSYRIPSTLDTELRGPARGEYAAGLCRAEPPPGVLAYDADEPVGWAAVAPRSDTSFARSRKIPHVDDLPVWSLWCIRVRPSHRGKGISHELIAGAVEFARAHGAPAVEAYPLDSGDAKVDLTMAYPGIRKNFERAGFTHAADTTSVLAGHPRVLMRLDLRG; this comes from the coding sequence ATGACCATCGCATTTCGCCCGGCCTCGGTGTTCGAAGATGTTCGCACCCTGGTCGGTCCGAAGTCACCGAAGGCCCACGTCTGTTGGTGCCTGAGCTACCGGATTCCGTCCACGCTCGACACCGAGCTCCGCGGTCCCGCGCGCGGTGAGTATGCCGCCGGGCTGTGCCGTGCGGAGCCCCCGCCGGGGGTGCTCGCCTACGACGCCGACGAGCCGGTGGGCTGGGCCGCCGTGGCACCGCGCTCGGACACTTCCTTCGCCCGCAGCCGAAAGATCCCGCACGTCGACGACCTGCCGGTCTGGTCCCTGTGGTGCATCCGGGTTCGCCCCAGCCACCGCGGAAAGGGGATCTCGCACGAGCTGATCGCCGGTGCGGTCGAGTTCGCCCGCGCCCACGGTGCGCCGGCGGTCGAGGCGTACCCGCTCGACAGCGGTGACGCCAAGGTCGATCTGACGATGGCGTACCCCGGGATCCGGAAAAACTTCGAGCGCGCCGGGTTCACCCACGCCGCCGACACCACCTCGGTTCTGGCCGGCCATCCCCGCGTCCTGATGCGGCTCGACCTGCGCGGGTAA
- the sigJ gene encoding RNA polymerase sigma factor SigJ, with protein MGAAGTGAGGTAGERGRLINVAYRLLGSLAESEDAVQEAFARWYTLPRSRRDEIVSPGAWLTTVTGRICLDVLGSARVRRERYVGAWLPDPLPDPVERGGGRGSDPADRMVLDESVTMAFLVVLETMTPAERVSFVLHDVFRYPFAEIADVLGRTPAACKQLASSARRRVSDARTPVAADARTDVVRRVKEAWENKDIAALVGLLDPSAVMTADGGGLVGAALRPIEGDARIASYMVAIADRAPGLELLERSVNGAPGLVALRGGVVLTVASFDVTEGRVARIWVVRNPEKLRPWVPRG; from the coding sequence ATGGGGGCGGCGGGTACGGGCGCCGGGGGGACGGCCGGTGAGCGCGGCCGACTGATCAATGTGGCCTACCGGTTGCTCGGATCGCTCGCCGAGTCCGAGGACGCCGTGCAGGAGGCCTTCGCACGCTGGTACACACTGCCGCGGAGCCGCCGGGACGAGATCGTGTCGCCCGGCGCCTGGTTGACGACCGTGACCGGCCGCATCTGCCTGGACGTGCTCGGCTCGGCGCGGGTCCGGCGCGAACGCTACGTCGGCGCGTGGCTGCCCGATCCCCTGCCCGACCCCGTCGAGCGCGGCGGCGGCCGGGGCTCCGACCCCGCGGACCGGATGGTCCTGGACGAGTCGGTGACCATGGCCTTCCTCGTGGTCCTGGAGACGATGACCCCCGCCGAGCGCGTCTCGTTCGTCCTGCACGATGTCTTCCGCTACCCCTTCGCGGAGATCGCCGACGTACTCGGCCGGACCCCCGCCGCCTGCAAGCAGCTCGCGTCCTCCGCCCGGCGACGAGTGTCCGACGCCCGGACTCCGGTGGCGGCGGACGCGCGGACCGACGTGGTGCGGCGGGTCAAGGAGGCCTGGGAGAACAAGGACATCGCGGCCCTCGTCGGCCTCCTCGACCCGTCCGCCGTGATGACCGCCGACGGCGGCGGTCTGGTCGGTGCCGCCCTGCGCCCGATCGAGGGAGACGCGCGCATCGCCTCGTACATGGTCGCCATCGCCGACCGGGCCCCGGGGCTGGAACTCCTGGAGCGGTCGGTCAACGGTGCGCCGGGCCTGGTGGCCCTGCGGGGCGGTGTCGTCCTGACCGTGGCCTCGTTCGACGTGACCGAAGGCCGCGTCGCCCGGATCTGGGTGGTCCGCAACCCGGAGAAGCTGCGGCCGTGGGTGCCGCGGGGGTGA
- a CDS encoding ABC transporter ATP-binding protein: MDGNTGNSHGRIVVALDGVSMRRHTTGQVILDSVGWTVRAGEHWALLGPNGAGKTSVLRLVGATAFPTTGTVDVLGHRLGRVDVRELRTRIGHVSTSQRVPGDLTGHATVLTGHSGTVQPLWKSYDDEVRERAHGLLAELHIKELADRPYGVCSGGQRARILIARALMADPALLLLDEPFNALDLPSREDLVDTMRHLAVHRPELSTVTVTHHVEELSPAIGHALLLREGRVLAAGAVEDVLTQERMTACFGRPIEVSRHAGRWLARSGGFG; this comes from the coding sequence ATGGACGGGAACACCGGCAACAGTCACGGGCGTATCGTCGTCGCCCTCGACGGCGTGAGCATGCGCCGCCACACCACCGGCCAGGTCATCCTCGACAGCGTCGGCTGGACCGTCCGTGCGGGCGAGCACTGGGCGCTGCTCGGCCCCAACGGGGCGGGCAAGACCAGCGTCCTGCGGCTCGTCGGCGCCACCGCCTTCCCCACCACCGGCACGGTCGACGTCCTCGGCCACCGGCTCGGCCGCGTCGACGTGCGGGAGCTGCGCACCCGCATCGGCCATGTCTCCACCTCCCAGCGCGTCCCGGGGGACCTGACCGGTCACGCCACCGTCCTCACCGGCCACTCCGGCACCGTCCAGCCGCTGTGGAAGTCGTACGACGACGAGGTGCGCGAGCGTGCCCACGGACTGCTCGCCGAACTCCACATCAAGGAGCTCGCCGATCGCCCGTACGGCGTCTGTTCGGGCGGACAGCGCGCCCGGATCCTCATCGCCCGCGCCCTCATGGCGGATCCGGCCCTGTTGCTGCTCGACGAGCCGTTCAACGCACTCGATCTGCCCTCGCGCGAGGACCTCGTCGACACCATGCGTCATCTCGCCGTGCACCGGCCGGAGTTGTCGACGGTGACCGTCACGCACCACGTGGAGGAGCTCTCCCCGGCGATCGGTCACGCCCTGCTCCTGCGTGAGGGCCGCGTCCTCGCCGCGGGGGCGGTCGAGGACGTCCTCACCCAGGAGCGCATGACCGCCTGTTTCGGCCGCCCCATCGAGGTGTCACGGCACGCGGGCCGCTGGCTGGCCCGCTCGGGCGGCTTCGGGTAG
- a CDS encoding carboxylesterase/lipase family protein: MDVFTTKSGRVRGRRAARDHAIVAVLGLPYAAPPFGARRFREPQPAEPWDGVRECTAFGPVAPQSAELPGAPGWSPGDEDILTLNIWTPADGPGDLPVLVWIHGGAYVFGSSAQPDFDGTALAGRGLVVVTLNSRLGFEGFGQVPEPPDAPSGMPGLDSGATAFPGNRGLLDQIAALEWVRDNISAFGGSPDRVTLAGQSSGATSAACLTVADRARGLFRRAVLHSAVNAFATVEQAARTTAEVAAAAGVPATRAGLLAAPPEALVAATDRVCERYAQDPGSGRRHYDPAIFGPVADGVLLTADPLEALATGAGGVVELLVCHTTEEYWLLDAVGSSAKVTSEERLAVFAADFGLPPSLVEGHRELLPDAPVLDVYLTLSSGLLFAEYSARLAEAHALAGGRAFLARFDRRRDRAGRRVRAWHSADIPFAFGNLHEESVHFLVGGPPGPADEELSRRMTRAWAGFAAHGDPGWPPLDGPAGSGATVRVWRTAAEEPAGEHGYRDLWRTAGLPLLEP; encoded by the coding sequence GTGGACGTCTTCACGACGAAGTCCGGCAGGGTACGGGGGCGCCGCGCCGCCCGGGACCACGCCATCGTCGCCGTACTCGGACTCCCCTACGCGGCACCGCCGTTCGGCGCCCGCCGGTTCCGGGAGCCGCAGCCGGCGGAACCCTGGGACGGCGTGCGGGAGTGCACCGCCTTCGGACCGGTGGCCCCCCAGTCGGCCGAACTGCCGGGCGCGCCGGGTTGGTCGCCCGGTGACGAGGACATCCTCACGCTCAACATCTGGACGCCCGCCGACGGGCCGGGCGACCTGCCCGTGCTGGTCTGGATCCATGGCGGCGCCTACGTCTTCGGGTCCTCGGCCCAGCCCGACTTCGACGGCACCGCGCTGGCGGGCCGGGGGCTCGTCGTCGTCACCCTCAACAGCCGCCTCGGCTTCGAGGGGTTCGGCCAGGTGCCGGAACCTCCGGACGCCCCCAGCGGCATGCCCGGGCTCGACAGCGGCGCCACGGCCTTCCCCGGCAACCGGGGCCTCCTCGACCAGATCGCCGCCCTGGAATGGGTCCGGGACAACATTTCCGCGTTCGGCGGCTCGCCCGACCGGGTCACCCTGGCCGGACAGTCGTCGGGCGCCACCTCCGCTGCCTGTCTGACGGTGGCCGACCGGGCACGCGGCCTGTTCCGCCGTGCCGTCCTGCACAGCGCCGTCAACGCCTTCGCCACGGTGGAGCAGGCGGCCCGCACCACCGCCGAGGTCGCGGCGGCGGCCGGGGTGCCCGCCACACGTGCCGGGCTGCTCGCCGCCCCGCCCGAGGCCCTCGTGGCCGCGACGGACCGGGTCTGCGAGCGGTACGCACAGGACCCCGGCTCGGGGCGGCGCCACTACGACCCGGCGATCTTCGGCCCGGTCGCCGACGGCGTCCTCCTGACCGCCGACCCGCTGGAGGCACTGGCGACCGGAGCGGGCGGCGTGGTGGAGCTGCTGGTCTGCCACACCACGGAGGAGTACTGGCTCCTGGACGCGGTCGGCAGCAGCGCGAAGGTCACATCGGAGGAGCGACTGGCCGTCTTCGCCGCCGACTTCGGGCTTCCTCCGTCGCTCGTCGAGGGCCACCGGGAGCTCCTGCCGGACGCGCCGGTCCTCGATGTCTACCTGACCCTCTCTTCCGGCCTCCTGTTCGCCGAGTACAGCGCCCGCCTCGCCGAGGCCCACGCCCTGGCCGGTGGCCGGGCCTTCCTCGCCCGTTTCGACCGCCGCCGGGACCGCGCGGGGCGGCGGGTGCGCGCCTGGCACAGCGCGGACATTCCGTTCGCCTTCGGCAACCTCCACGAGGAGAGCGTCCACTTCCTCGTCGGCGGCCCGCCCGGACCGGCCGACGAGGAACTCTCCCGGCGCATGACCCGTGCCTGGGCCGGGTTCGCCGCCCATGGCGATCCGGGCTGGCCGCCCCTCGACGGGCCCGCCGGGAGCGGGGCGACGGTACGGGTCTGGCGTACGGCGGCGGAAGAACCCGCGGGGGAGCACGGTTACCGCGATCTGTGGCGTACGGCCGGACTGCCGTTGCTGGAGCCCTGA
- a CDS encoding UDP-N-acetylmuramoyl-L-alanyl-D-glutamate--2,6-diaminopimelate ligase, translating to MKLSDLMAGQDHHVLRGTPAHTDVTAGATFDADRVTPGSVYAAVPGHAAGGPEAVAPAVARGAVAVLVDEQAPPLPAALGEVCAVRVPDVRRAAAVLASRYFGEPGRAMDLIAITGTNGKTSVSYMTESVLRIAEGARVGVIGTAGSRIGDEPIPMPPSVLTTPESPDLQYLLGHMRDRATGSVVLEATSMGLLTHRLDRTFIDVGVFTNLTQDHLDDHGTMENYRDAKLRLFQGLCRRAVVNADDPVGAGIRELMPDAVTTYALDGDADYRASDLTVDASGTRFTLHHGGRKYPAAIPSPGRFSVSNALATVAACHLLGHGLAGLVDALERMPQIPGRFERLHTPGGASVIVDYAHSPDSLSKVLTTIRGFARARVITVFGCGGDRDTTKRAEMGAIAGAHSDLCFLTSDNPRYEDPEAILDEIAPGIASTGTPFERITDRRLAIAAALAEAGPADIVLIAGKGSEPHQSIRGELLPFSDMATVRELIAG from the coding sequence GTGAAGCTGAGCGACCTCATGGCCGGGCAGGACCACCACGTGCTGCGGGGAACCCCTGCCCACACGGACGTCACCGCCGGAGCGACGTTCGACGCGGACCGGGTCACCCCCGGCTCCGTCTACGCCGCGGTGCCCGGCCACGCCGCAGGCGGCCCGGAAGCCGTCGCCCCGGCGGTCGCCCGCGGCGCTGTCGCCGTACTCGTCGACGAACAGGCGCCGCCGCTGCCCGCGGCACTGGGCGAGGTGTGCGCCGTACGCGTCCCCGATGTCCGCAGGGCCGCGGCGGTCCTCGCCTCGCGCTACTTCGGCGAACCGGGCCGGGCGATGGACCTGATCGCCATCACCGGCACCAACGGCAAGACCTCCGTCTCGTACATGACCGAGTCGGTGCTGCGGATCGCCGAGGGGGCCAGGGTCGGGGTGATCGGCACTGCGGGCAGCCGCATCGGGGACGAGCCCATCCCGATGCCCCCCTCGGTGCTCACCACGCCGGAATCGCCCGATCTGCAGTACCTGCTGGGGCACATGCGTGACCGCGCCACCGGCAGCGTCGTCCTGGAGGCCACCTCGATGGGGCTGCTGACGCACCGGCTGGACCGTACGTTCATCGATGTCGGCGTCTTCACGAACCTGACCCAGGACCACCTCGACGACCACGGCACCATGGAGAACTACCGGGACGCCAAGCTCCGCCTCTTCCAGGGGCTGTGCCGGCGCGCCGTGGTCAACGCCGACGACCCGGTGGGCGCCGGGATCCGGGAGCTGATGCCCGACGCCGTGACCACGTACGCGCTGGACGGCGACGCGGACTACCGCGCGAGCGATCTCACCGTGGACGCCTCGGGCACCCGGTTCACGCTGCACCACGGCGGCCGCAAGTACCCGGCGGCGATCCCCTCGCCAGGCCGGTTCTCGGTCTCCAACGCGCTGGCCACGGTGGCGGCCTGCCACCTCCTCGGCCACGGTCTGGCCGGGCTGGTCGACGCGCTGGAGCGGATGCCGCAGATCCCCGGCCGTTTCGAACGCCTCCACACCCCCGGCGGCGCCTCGGTGATCGTGGACTACGCCCACTCGCCGGACTCCCTCAGCAAGGTCCTCACCACGATCCGGGGCTTCGCCCGGGCCCGCGTCATCACCGTCTTCGGCTGTGGCGGCGACCGCGACACCACCAAGCGCGCCGAGATGGGCGCCATCGCGGGCGCCCACTCCGACCTGTGCTTCCTCACCTCCGACAATCCCCGTTACGAGGACCCTGAGGCCATCCTCGACGAGATCGCCCCCGGCATCGCGTCGACCGGAACGCCGTTCGAGCGGATCACCGACCGCCGCCTGGCCATCGCCGCGGCGCTCGCGGAGGCGGGGCCGGCGGACATCGTGCTCATCGCCGGCAAGGGCAGCGAACCGCACCAGAGCATCCGGGGCGAACTGCTGCCGTTCAGCGACATGGCCACCGTGCGCGAACTGATCGCCGGATAG